One Littorina saxatilis isolate snail1 linkage group LG10, US_GU_Lsax_2.0, whole genome shotgun sequence DNA window includes the following coding sequences:
- the LOC138977835 gene encoding alpha-2B adrenergic receptor-like translates to MQDGNVSRYHSHITDAERHVEVVVLSVMSALANMGNISLWTVVLSTRTLRQQANNKLLLSLSLADLLVSVVSMPVTVVTIFLTRWAFSEQMCTVIGFINMLTLVSSVMSLGLISINRYIKICCPQRYRRVYTNINIYLMTLGVWCLSAVLSSPPLLGWCVYDYLPRQSFCFCDWSTSVSYTFFMVLACFGGPLVLMTACNVRILQTYRDSQRRLHQQSSSAFPSRVAGGQQVERLHKSSAETARVNTGSSTADRESARTNAESARTGTESARAKRKLPRTASSSSWAVDVVQPAVTVSHVRDDETGPDQLTAVNTASVEGPRPILLSPYDDVSEKFSDDELVSSEAMTRSPLDQPPVTPCSSRTRDLNVPHSNSAGIRLSLSANVSVVSLPTGKPKGGKEGADRQQKKDKSRREEFRLSLSLMVVIVVFVLCWFPFCITMFLSVFAPHTLIRAADMFTLLLGYSNSCLNPIIYGVMNKRVKDGYIALWNRVFRPKYRRNMNDTVTHSAE, encoded by the exons ATGCAGGACGGCAACGTGTCGAGGTACCACAGCCACATTACAGACGCTGAGCGCCACGTGGAGGTGGTGGTACTGAGCGTTATGAGCGCGCTGGCCAATATGGGCAACATCTCTCTCTGGACGGTCGTCCTCAGCACGCGCACCTTGCGGCAGCAGGCCAACAACAAGCTGCTGCTCAGTCTCTCGCTGGCCGACCTGCTCGTCTCTGTGGTCAGCATGCCGGTGACAGTCGTCACCATCTTCCTCACCAG GTGGGCGTTCTCAGAACAGATGTGCACAGTCATTGGTTTTATCAACATGCTGACGCTAGTGAGCAGCGTGATGTCGCTGGGTCTGATCAGCATCAACCGTTACATAAAGATATGCTGTCCGCAGCGATACCGGCGTGTCTACACCAACATCAACATCTACCTCATGACACTGG GCGTGTGGTGTTTGTCAGCCGTGCTGTCCTCACCGCCACTACTGGGGTGGTGTGTGTACGACTACCTGCCCAGACAGTCCTTCTGTTTCTGTGACTGGTCCACCTCCGTGTCCTACACATTCTTCATGGTGCTCGCCTGCTTCGGGGGTCCGCTGGTGCTGATGACGGCGTGCAACGTTCGCATCTTGCAGACCTACCGAGACAGTCAGCGTCGCCTGCACCAGCAATCGTCCAGCGCCTTTCCGTCCAGGGTCGCGGGTGGGCAACAAGTGGAGCGGCTGCATAAGTCATCGGCAGAAACTGCCAGGGTAAACACGGGGTCTTCAACAGCAGACAGGGAATCGGCCAGGACAAATGCAGAGTCGGCCAGGACTGGCACAGAATCGGCCAGAGCGAAGAGGAAACTGCCCAGGACTGCCTCGTCGTCTTCATGGGCCGTTGACGTTGTGCAGCCAGCTGTGACGGTCTCACACGTAAGGGACGACGAGACAGGGCCCGATCAGCTGACTGCTGTCAACACTGCATCGGTAGAGGGACCCCGACCAATCTTATTGTCACCGTACGATGACGTCTCTGAAAAGTTTTCCGATGATGAACTCGTGTCGTCAGAGGCGATGACGCGGTCACCACTCGatcagccaccagtcacaccgtGTTCAAGCAGGACACGGGATCTAAATGTCCCTCATTCAAACTCCGCAGGCATCCGACTATCTTTGTCAGCAAACGTGTCTGTGGTGTCCTTACCTACGGGAAAGCCGAAAGGCGGGAAGGAAGGGGCGGACAGACagcagaagaaagacaaaaGTCGCAGAGAAGAGTTCCGGCTTTCCCTATCTCTCATGGTAGTGATTGTagtgtttgttttgtgctgGTTCCCGTTCTGTATCACCATGTTCCTGTCCGTGTTCGCCCCACACACCCTGATCCGTGCAGCCGACATGTTCACCCTGTTGCTGGGCTACAGCAACAGCTGCCTCAACCCTATCATATACGGCGTGATGAACAAGCGGGTGAAAGACGGCTACATCGCCTTGTGGAACAGAGTGTTTCGACCTAAGTATAGACGAAACATGAATGACACAGTGACTCACTCTGCCGAATGA